A single genomic interval of Macadamia integrifolia cultivar HAES 741 chromosome 6, SCU_Mint_v3, whole genome shotgun sequence harbors:
- the LOC122082345 gene encoding protein ALUMINUM SENSITIVE 3-like, whose translation MDIDWVHYLKGLLKPLAAITVVLMAVALSYVQKLGLGKEMLYSITRAFLQLSVIGFVLQFIFNQNNGGWIFGAYLFMVSIAAYTAGQRAKHVPHGKYIAGASILTGTSVTMFLLLVLNVFPFTPMYIVPLAGMMVGSSMTVTGVTMRRLRDDVRMQKSLVETALALGATPRQATLQQVKRALILALSPILDNAKTVGLISLPGAMTGLMMGGASPSEAIQLQLAVMNMQMGATTVSSIMSTYLCWPTIFSKAYQLEAKVFNAE comes from the exons ATGGATATTGACTGGGTTCATTACCTAAAGGGCCTGTTGAAACCACTTGCGGCCATCACAGTGGTTTTGATGGCCGTGGCTCTGTCGTATGTGCAGAAGCTTGGATTGGGGAAGGAGATGCTCTACTCcattacaagggcttttcttcAGTTGTCTGTCATCGGCTTCGTGCTTCAGTTCATCTTCAATCAGAATAATGGAGGTTGGATTTTCGGCGCTTACTTGTTCATG GTTTCTATTGCAGCTTACACGGCAGGTCAACGTGCAAAACATGTACCACATGGGAAGTACATTGCAGGGGCATCTATTCTGACTGGAACATCAGTGACCATGTTCTTGCTTCTTGTGCTGAATGTTTTCCCTTTCACACCAATGTACATCGTCCCTCTTGCAGGCATGATGGTTGGTAGTTCTATGACTGTAACTGGTGTGACAATGAGGCGGCTCCGAGATGATGTCAGGATGCAAAAGAGCCTG GTGGAAACTGCATTGGCACTTGGAGCAACCCCACGACAGGCTACACTTCAGCAAGTAAAGAGGGCTTTGATTCTTGCactctctcctattttggacAATGCAAAGACTGTGGGGCTGATCTCACTTCCTGGTGCGATGACTGGTCTTATGATGGGGGGCGCCTCCCCGTCGGAGGCCATTCAGTTGCAGCTTGCAGTGATGAACATGCAGATGGGGGCAACAACTGTCAGTAGCATTATGTCAACATACCTTTGTTGGCCTACCATCTTCTCCAAAGCTTACCAGTTGGAGGCCAAGGTCTTCAATGCAGAGTAG